The following are from one region of the Oryzias latipes chromosome 12, ASM223467v1 genome:
- the LOC101173722 gene encoding sodium-dependent phosphate transporter 1-B yields the protein MVSTTTAAIMVVSTVGLASQTALVGHMWLLILGFIIAFILAFSVGANDVANSFGTAVGSGVVTLRQACILATVFETLGSVLLGAKVSETIRKGIIDVSMYNGSEPELMAGSVSAMVGSAVWQLAASFLKLPISGTHCIVGATIGFSLIAKGQQGVRWLELLRIVGSWFLSPLLSGMMSAIVFWFVSKFILNKKDPVPNGLKALPVFYAITMGINLFSIMFTGAPMLGLDKIPWWGILLISLTCALLVGVLVWFVVCPHLKRKIERDMKSSSPSESPLMEKRDLNDSQEDPVPKPITEEMSAPTEAPADRKVMFDIGCADDGENKDCSESADADGTDGTYKERRVAFNIGDSDDNDYSNESSKQTKNNLSNGSTNAPHRVTFNSHLNSKDSQIPNNGYTTYHTVHKDSGLYKDLLHKLHLAKVGDCMGEGGDRPIRRNNSYTSYTMAIIGMHTDFRHKDGDTRAGQDGEKAPGSGGPEKKRVRMDSYTSYCNAVAEETTPESHQNDVKLEIGGQDGGSSQSSLEDKLDEDKPEVSTLFQFLQILTACFGSFAHGGNDVSNAIGPLVALWLVYSTGDVMSTQPTPIWLLLYGGVGICVGLWVWGRRVIQTMGKDLTPITPSSGFSIELASALTVVVASNIGLPVSTTHCKVGSVVAVGWLRSKKAVDWRLFRNIFMAWFVTVPISGLISAAIMAIFIYGIL from the exons ATGGTATCAACAACTACAGCTGCAATCATGGTAGTTAGTACTGTAGGATTAGCAAGCCAAACTGCCCTGGTGGGGCACATGTGGTTGCTGATTCTCGGCTTCATCATTGCCTTCATCTTGGCCTTTTCTGTGGGTGCCAATGATGTTGCCAACTCCTTTGGCACCGCTGTTGGTTCTGGAGTTGTGACTCTCCGTCAAGCCTGTATTCTGGCCACAGTGTTTGAGACTCTGGGTTCTGTACTTCTTGGGGCTAAAGTGAGCGAAACCATTCGGAAGGGTATCATCGACGTGAGCATGTACAATGGTTCTGAGCCGGAGTTGATGGCTGGGTCTGTCAGTGCCATGGTTG GTTCTGCTGTGTGGCAGCTGGCTGCTTCCTTCCTTAAGCTCCCCATTTCTGGAACACACTGCATTGTTGGTGCTACTATTGGATTCTCACTGATCGCCAAAGGCCAACAAGGAGTCCGGTGGCTTGAGCTTCTCCGTATCG TTGGGTCTTGGTTCCTGAGTCCACTTTTGTCTGGGATGATGTCAGCCATTGTGTTCTGGTTTGTGAGcaagttcattttaaacaag aaagatcCCGTACCCAATGGTTTGAAGGCCCTTCCTGTTTTCTATGCCATCACAATGGGAATTAACCTGTTCTCCATCATGTTCACTGGAGCTCCAA TGCTGGGACTTGACAAGATTCCTTGGTGGGGCATCCTGCTGATCTCGTTGACCTGTGCCCTGCTGGTTGGTGTCCTGGTCTGGTTTGTAGTCTGCCCTCACTTAAAGAGAAAGATTGAAC GGGATATGAAGTCTTCTAGCCCCTCTGAGAGCCCCCTGATGGAAAAGAGGGATCTCAACGACTCTCAAGAGGATCCTGTCCCAAAACCGATCACAGAAGAGATGTCTGCACCCACGGAGGCTCCTGCAGACCGCAAAGTGATGTTTGATATCGGATGTGCCGACGATGGGGAAAATAAGGACTGTAGTGAATCCGCTGATGCTGACGGTACAGATGGGACGTATAAGGAACGCAGGGTGGCTTTTAACATAGGTGACTCTGACGACAACGACTACAGCAACGAAT CTTCCAAGCAGACGAAGAACAACCTCAGCAATGGCTCTACAAATGCTCCTCACCGGGTCACCTTTAACAGTCATTTAAATAGCAAAGATTCACAGATTCCAAACAACGGTTACACCACATACCACACGGTACACAAGGACTCCGGTCTCTACAAAGACTTGCTGCACAAACTCCACCTGGCTAAAGTTGGAGACTGCATGGGTGAAGGTGGCGATCGTCCCATTCGTCGCAATAACAGCTACACCTCATACACGATGGCCATCATTGGTATGCACACAGACTTCAGACATAAAGACGGAGATACCCGCGCTGGGCAAGATGGCGAGAAAGCCCCAGGCTCGGGTGGTCCAGAGAAGAAGCGCGTGCGTATGGACAGCTACACCAGCTACTGTAACGCAGTAGCAGAGGAGACGACTCCAGAAAGTCACCAAAATGATGTGAAACTTGAAATTGGAGGACAGGATGGAGGTAGCAGCCAAAGTTCTCTAGAGGATAAACTTGATGAGGACAAGCCAGAGGTCTCCACTCTGTTTCAGTTCCTCCAAATTCTCACCGCCTGCTTTGGATCCTTTGCACACGGAGGGAACGATGTGAG TAATGCCATTGGACCATTGGTGGCCCTGTGGTTGGTTTACTCAACAGGCGACGTGATGTCAACTCAACCTACACCCATATGGCTTCTGCTGTACGGTGGTGTAGGCATCTGTGTTGGACTCTGGGTATGGGGTCGCAGAGTCATCCAGACTATGGGCAAGGACCTCACACCCATCACTCCCTCAAG TGGTTTCAGCATTGAACTGGCTTCAGCCTTGACTGTAGTGGTTGCTTCTAACATTGGTCTGCCAGTCTCTACAACCCACTGCAAG GTGGGCTCAGTGGTGGCTGTAGGCTGGCTTCGCTCCAAAAAGGCAGTGGATTGGCGCCTGTTTAGAAATATCTTCATGGCATGGTTTGTTACTGTGCCCATCTCTGGCCTCATCAGTGCAGCTATCATGGCCATTTTCATCTATGGCATCCTATAA